The Zerene cesonia ecotype Mississippi chromosome 19, Zerene_cesonia_1.1, whole genome shotgun sequence genome has a window encoding:
- the LOC119834351 gene encoding uncharacterized protein LOC119834351, translating to MFYPVESLRRGGRFYLCWVADSWPLRFAAINQRQLWTQDIRQICNDLLEVIVQESGRPSNRFSLRLSSQLLRGLVRLYQRKVTVFVGDLCMINAHVMKSTHKRSPQEHRPHEHRRHQMPRLVFEEQPDEEIALELIQNSGNIVARIDDITLKEPTLPENRPIDDGFGELQPYQQVVVLSERTMEMMLARDTSAAAHSALDLQLDRSDKSHDKSRLVAPDAALMERISEHDISALGKSMGEELRAVGDFDKEIPEISEIPPPELSAPQEMQIDADKTLQAEKPIAEQISLDLRPTNLSLEEIALEELEQERLAKKHKPTKLKIDKKTKLSTDYIRSRIADNYVELREEMIDDVMHVPASLLFERPAHVGHRVRCNLGLTLRRMYLRNLGYGKKHTGLDMEVEEPLARRQTRKSALERITEETEPIHIEPPIVEPPQVIPDINISIRDATVEEHMDISNLPTQRIRTLSQTDIQTEVMVSPPKRLRRSGYVSFKQSQQISLEDNLDTNKENVPTAERIESLLHEAGLADMQDKPTHTQTNIQTQANTRITRKDTTDSETPLGSLDRTKVSLGDSERTTDTGRFIRDEWGTQGAMSKVYECVRRGARPLGLRRLLQLGPVLRGHARATAAKCFFSLLKLKQHQFISICKDPETLEIVDITLGPRLLKP from the exons ATGTTTTATCCCGTGGAATCTCTGAGAAGGGGaggtagattttatttatgttgggTGGCGGATTCTTGGCCTCTTCGTTTTGCCGCTATTAACCAACGCCAGCTCTGGACTCAAGATATTCGACAAATATG TAACGATTTACTAGAAGTCATTGTACAAGAATCTGGTCGGCCTTCCAACAGATTTTCTCTCCGTTTAAGTTCACAACTTCTGCGAGGACTAGTCCGCCTATATCAAAGAAAAGTTACCGTATTTGTAG gtgATCTTTGTATGATTAATGCGCATGTTATGAAATCTACTCATAAGAG gtCACCCCAAGAGCACAGACCTCATGAGCACCGTCGTCATCAAATGCCTAGATTAGTTTTTGAGGAACAACCTGATGAAGAAATAGCCCTAGAACTAATTcag AATAGTGGAAATATTGTTGCTCGTATTGATGATATAACTCTGAAAGAGCCAACTTTACCTGAAAATAGACCTATTGAT GACGGTTTCGGTGAGCTGCAGCCGTACCAGCAGGTGGTCGTGCTGTCGGAGCGCACGATGGAAATGATGCTGGCGCGCGACACGTCGGCCGCCGCGCACAGCGCTCTCGACCTCCAGCTGGACCGCTCCGACAAGTCGCACGACAAGTCCCGACTGGTCGCGCCCGACGCCGCGCTCATGGAGAGGATATCGGAGCACGATATATCTGCGCTGGGGAAAT CAATGGGGGAAGAACTACGTGCTGTAGGTGATTTTGACAAAG AAATACCTGAAATATCCGAAATCCCGCCTCCCGAATTGTCTGCTCCCCAAGAAAT gcAAATTGACGCTGATAAAACTTTGCAAGCCGAAAAACCGATTGCAGAACAAATATCACTGGATCTAAGACCCACAAACTTGTCCTTGGAGGAAATCGCGTTGGAa GAATTGGAACAAGAACGATTGGCGAAGAAACACAAACCTACAAAGTTAAAAATCGACAAAAAGACAAAATTGAGCACTGATTACATAAGATCGCGTATTGCTGACAACTATGTGGAGTTACGAGAg gaAATGATCGATGATGTAATGCACGTACCGGCATCTCTGCTGTTCGAGCGTCCTGCCCACGTGGGACACAGAGTCCGATGCAATCTAGGCCTCACTTTGAGGAGAATGTATTTGAGGAACCTGGGCTACGGGAAGAAACATACGGGCCTTGATATGGAAGTAGAA gaACCTCTAGCACGAAGGCAAACTAGAAAATCCGCTCTAGAAAGAATAACTGAGGAGACTGAACCCATTCATATTGAACCACCAATTGTAGAACCACCACAAGTTATACCAGACATAAATATTTCGATTCGAGATGCTACAGTCGAAGAACATATGGATATATCGAACTTGCCTACGCAGAGAATTCGCACTCTGTCGCAGACGGATATACAAACTGAAGTTATGGTGTCTCCA cctAAAAGATTGCGCCGTAGCGGCTACGTGTCGTTTAAGCAAAGtcaacaaatttcattggaagATAATTtag ATACGAACAAAGAAAACGTACCAACAGCTGAAAGAATAGAATCTTTGTTGCATGAGGCTGGTTTAGCCGATATGCAGGACAAGCCGACACACACgcagacaaacatacaaacgcAAGCAAATACCCGAATCACGCGCAAGGACACGACCGATAGTGAGACACCTCTGGGAAGTCTCGATAGAACTAAAGTGTCACTTGGGGATTCCGAAAGGACTACGGACACGGGAAGATTTATCCG GGACGAGTGGGGCACGCAGGGCGCGATGAGCAAGGTGTACGAGTGCgtgcggcgcggcgcgcgcccGCTCGGGCTGCGCCGCCTGCTGCAGCTCGGGCCCGTGCTGCGCGGCCACGCCAGGGCGACAGCCGCCAAGTGCTTCTTCTCCTTGCTCA AGTTAAAACAACACCAATTCATCAGCATTTGCAAAGATCCGGAAACCTTAGAAATTGTAGATATAACTCTAGGACCTAGACTGCTAAAaccgtaa